A region of Streptomyces sp. NBC_01267 DNA encodes the following proteins:
- a CDS encoding GntR family transcriptional regulator, with product MNVPSTSHLQSLGQRQTLRERVRDALRAAIISGELEPGVVYSAPTLGARFGVSPTPVREAMLDLAKEGLVVAQPNKGFRITEVSDQDLDNLAAVRLLIEPPTVRACVPVIPEEDFPTLRALAQAIVDAVERGDLVGYVGADHVFHLTLLGYSGNRQLVDVVSELRTQTRLLGLAPLLHSGRLGHSAAEHHELMDLIERRDAQAAEKLMHRHIGHVRGLWASGPEES from the coding sequence GTGAACGTGCCCTCCACCTCCCACCTGCAGAGCCTGGGCCAGCGGCAGACGCTGCGCGAGCGGGTCCGGGACGCGCTGCGGGCCGCGATCATCTCCGGCGAGCTGGAACCGGGCGTGGTCTACTCCGCGCCCACCCTCGGCGCGAGGTTCGGCGTCTCGCCCACGCCGGTCAGGGAGGCCATGCTCGACCTGGCCAAGGAGGGCCTGGTCGTCGCCCAGCCCAACAAGGGCTTCCGGATCACCGAGGTCTCGGATCAGGACCTGGACAACCTCGCCGCGGTGCGCCTGCTCATCGAGCCGCCGACGGTGCGCGCCTGCGTGCCCGTCATCCCGGAGGAGGACTTCCCGACCCTGCGGGCACTGGCGCAGGCCATCGTGGACGCGGTCGAACGCGGTGACCTGGTCGGCTACGTAGGGGCGGACCACGTCTTCCACCTGACCCTGCTCGGCTACAGCGGCAACCGGCAGCTGGTGGACGTCGTGTCCGAACTGCGCACCCAGACCCGGCTGCTGGGCCTGGCCCCACTGCTGCACAGCGGCCGACTGGGCCACTCGGCAGCCGAGCACCACGAGCTGATGGACCTCATCGAGCGCCGTGACGCGCAGGCCGCCGAGAAACTGATGCATCGTCATATCGGCCATGTCCGCGGCCTGTGGGCGAGCGGCCCGGAGGAGTCGTGA
- a CDS encoding proline racemase family protein → MRSRRTFHAVDSHTEGMPTRVVVGGVGTMPGATMAERRRWFMENSDDVRTLLMYEPRGHGAMSGAILQPPTHPDADFGVLFIEVSGLLPMCGHGAIGVATVLVETGMVQVTEPVTTIRLDTPAGLVVASVAVEDGAATSVTLANVPSYAHALDAGVEVPGYGEVRYDLAFGGNFYAIVELADLGLPFDRSRAGDLLSAGLAVMDAVNAADPPVHPERDDIVGCHHVYLKAPGSTAQLSRHAMAIHPGWFDRSPCGTGTSARMAQLHARGELAVGQEFVNESFIGTRFTGRLLGETTVGPHAAVLPSITGRAWVTGTSQFQLDPSDPFPAGFLL, encoded by the coding sequence GTGAGGTCCCGCCGCACCTTCCACGCCGTCGACTCGCACACCGAGGGCATGCCCACCCGGGTCGTCGTCGGCGGTGTGGGCACCATGCCCGGCGCCACGATGGCCGAGCGCAGGCGCTGGTTCATGGAGAACAGCGACGACGTCCGCACACTGCTGATGTACGAGCCGCGCGGACACGGTGCGATGAGCGGCGCGATCCTGCAGCCGCCGACGCACCCGGACGCCGACTTCGGCGTGCTGTTCATCGAGGTGTCCGGTCTGCTGCCGATGTGCGGCCACGGTGCGATCGGCGTGGCCACCGTCCTGGTCGAGACCGGGATGGTGCAGGTCACCGAGCCGGTCACCACCATCCGGCTGGACACCCCCGCCGGACTCGTCGTCGCCTCGGTGGCGGTCGAGGACGGCGCGGCCACCTCCGTCACCCTCGCCAACGTGCCGTCCTACGCCCACGCACTGGACGCCGGCGTCGAGGTGCCCGGGTACGGTGAGGTGCGTTACGACCTCGCCTTCGGCGGCAACTTCTACGCGATCGTCGAACTCGCCGATCTCGGGCTGCCGTTCGACCGGTCCCGGGCCGGCGACCTGCTGTCCGCGGGACTGGCGGTGATGGACGCCGTGAACGCCGCGGATCCGCCCGTCCACCCCGAGCGCGACGACATCGTCGGCTGCCACCACGTCTACCTCAAGGCACCCGGGTCGACCGCCCAGCTGTCGCGGCACGCCATGGCCATCCACCCGGGGTGGTTCGACCGCTCGCCGTGCGGCACCGGCACCAGTGCGCGGATGGCGCAGCTCCACGCCCGCGGTGAACTCGCCGTCGGGCAGGAGTTCGTGAACGAGTCCTTCATCGGCACCCGGTTCACCGGACGCCTTCTCGGCGAGACCACCGTGGGGCCGCACGCCGCGGTGCTGCCCTCCATCACCGGCCGCGCCTGGGTCACCGGGACCTCGCAGTTCCAGCTCGACCCGAGCGACCCCTTCCCTGCGGGGTTCCTGCTGTGA
- a CDS encoding dihydrodipicolinate synthase family protein: protein MTNSARPWHGVHVATPLPFRDDLSVDYDAFAEHVRFLAAGGCDGVTPNGSLGEYQTLTVEERARVVETAVQAAPDGFGVMPGVAAYGAFEARRWAEQAAEAGATSLLLLPPNAYRAERAAVVEHYREVAKVGLPVVAYNNPIDTKVDLTPELLAELFQEGTIVGVKEFTGDVRRAYQIGELAPGLDLLVGADDVLLELGMAGAVGWIAGYPNMIPRSTVELYRLATSGDPADLARALPVYRDLHPLLRWDSKTEFVQSIKLSMDIAGLKGGACRPPRLPLSPEWTARITADTEAVLAKGYK, encoded by the coding sequence ATGACCAACTCCGCGAGGCCCTGGCACGGAGTCCACGTCGCCACGCCCCTCCCGTTCCGCGATGATCTGTCGGTCGACTACGACGCCTTCGCCGAGCACGTCCGCTTCCTGGCCGCCGGCGGCTGTGACGGCGTGACGCCCAACGGCTCGTTGGGCGAGTACCAGACGCTGACCGTCGAGGAGCGTGCCCGCGTCGTCGAGACCGCAGTCCAGGCCGCCCCCGACGGCTTCGGCGTGATGCCCGGCGTGGCCGCGTACGGTGCCTTCGAGGCCCGCCGCTGGGCCGAGCAGGCCGCCGAGGCCGGCGCCACCTCGCTGCTGCTGCTGCCGCCCAACGCCTACCGGGCGGAGCGGGCGGCGGTCGTGGAGCACTACCGCGAGGTCGCCAAGGTCGGGCTGCCGGTCGTGGCCTACAACAACCCGATCGACACCAAGGTCGACCTCACCCCCGAACTGCTCGCCGAGCTCTTCCAGGAGGGCACGATCGTCGGCGTCAAGGAGTTCACCGGAGACGTCCGCCGGGCCTACCAGATCGGTGAGCTGGCGCCGGGCCTCGACCTCCTCGTCGGCGCCGACGACGTACTGCTCGAACTCGGCATGGCGGGTGCCGTCGGCTGGATCGCCGGCTACCCGAACATGATCCCGCGCAGCACCGTCGAGCTGTACCGGCTGGCCACCTCCGGCGACCCGGCCGACCTGGCCCGCGCGCTGCCCGTCTACCGCGACCTGCACCCGCTGCTGCGCTGGGACTCCAAGACCGAGTTCGTGCAGTCCATCAAGCTGTCGATGGACATCGCCGGGCTCAAGGGCGGCGCCTGCCGGCCGCCGCGGCTGCCGCTGTCGCCCGAGTGGACCGCCCGGATCACCGCCGACACCGAGGCAGTCCTCGCCAAGGGATACAAGTGA
- a CDS encoding LysR family transcriptional regulator: MELELRHLRILCTIADTMSLGRTATVLGCSQPSVSSQLKRIERLMGEDLFVRGSAGVTPTRFGVEVVVQAREVVALANAIGRRSTAERRETGRVLRVAATNTPILPGLLQRARTVLPALTTQVSSVYSSAEIIGLLEDDKLDVAVAVDYPGRDLGHSEAVAHRCIVTEPSFVALPAAHPASGQLDVPLLDLAGDAWFMTPDDGAGWPGVCYDAFQAAGFRPATVHEYLGDRDQLQRMIADGLGISLVQATCKPNPGVVVKPLTGTPLWCRYVLVWHRERVSDEVTETLFGAALAAYEELIARAPHFRAWAARHYGARRS; this comes from the coding sequence ATGGAACTCGAACTCCGACACCTGCGGATTCTGTGCACGATCGCCGACACGATGAGCCTCGGCCGGACGGCCACCGTCCTGGGGTGCTCACAGCCCTCGGTCAGCAGCCAGCTGAAGCGCATCGAGCGGCTCATGGGCGAGGACCTCTTCGTCCGGGGCAGTGCGGGGGTGACACCGACGCGCTTCGGGGTCGAGGTGGTGGTGCAGGCCCGCGAGGTGGTGGCGCTGGCGAACGCGATCGGGCGCCGGTCCACCGCGGAACGCCGCGAGACCGGTCGGGTGCTGCGGGTAGCCGCGACGAACACGCCCATCCTGCCGGGGCTCCTGCAGCGGGCGCGCACCGTCCTGCCGGCGCTGACCACGCAGGTGAGCAGCGTGTACTCCTCGGCCGAGATCATCGGGCTGCTCGAGGACGACAAGCTGGACGTCGCCGTCGCGGTCGACTATCCCGGACGGGATCTGGGGCATTCGGAAGCCGTGGCGCACCGCTGCATCGTCACCGAGCCCAGCTTCGTGGCCCTGCCCGCCGCCCACCCGGCGAGCGGCCAACTGGACGTGCCGCTGCTCGATCTGGCCGGGGACGCATGGTTCATGACACCCGACGACGGTGCGGGCTGGCCCGGTGTCTGCTACGACGCCTTCCAGGCGGCCGGCTTCAGACCCGCCACCGTGCACGAGTACCTCGGTGACCGGGACCAGTTGCAGCGGATGATCGCCGACGGGCTGGGGATCTCCCTCGTCCAGGCGACGTGCAAGCCGAACCCGGGTGTGGTCGTCAAGCCGCTGACCGGCACACCGCTGTGGTGCCGCTATGTACTGGTGTGGCACCGGGAGCGGGTGTCCGACGAGGTCACGGAGACGCTCTTCGGCGCGGCCCTGGCCGCCTACGAGGAACTCATCGCCCGGGCACCGCACTTCCGGGCGTGGGCCGCCCGGCATTACGGGGCCCGGCGGAGCTAG
- a CDS encoding M9 family metallopeptidase, protein MHCRPILPRVLAAALAAGGLVAGLMSTQAAAVTSDTGHASPPAVSVPSAAVRAAQQHGKVTPTGAETGQSQAVATSAKPLPAKLRGAPAGLGSAKPSKPHLSAHAARNAAGAARSSAVTSCTTSDFSGRSGSDLVSYIKTVDWSSCINPLFNLTGSDAHAVFNQSQMLAVANGVADAAGSYTGDDSGGLYELMYFMRAGYYVQYGDPQDVGTYDSTLRSAIENGFNALFASSHANDVSAGNGSVLEQAFVLTDSAQVQGDYLDVYGRYLNAYTSSSWDAVPEMDRALNAIYTPLWRGPSLSDFVTAITAKPAIADTLYNFTLNHRDLLGGDNDVLDSNAGNDLGNLIQIPALQSKIRPLIKGLLDGSSITGATDNLWVHVAYRATVGDPDQCSYYGVCDLTKQLTSAALPINNACSNFTIMAQALTAKEQTDVCTSLSNEVAFYQNQVKTTTPIPGEYFNLKMVIFGSRTDYTTYSWAIFGNDTNNGGETLTGTPTDPGNIAYSILYQWPTDNGFTANAWNLNHEFAHVQQSIYDMKGDFGTQITVPDVWWIEGQAEYVSYSYRNLTDDGALTEAAKHTYKLSQLFQNTYAIDDETRTYPWGYLAVRYMTEKHPDQIQAMLAKMRTGDYQGAYAVYNNIGTSYDADFDAWLDTLGGGSGGGGSATACTDTNTQVMGQNCFRSNQSRVAGDTDYLWVWLPAGTTTLKVTTSGGSGNADLYYDPTTWAGPSTFTEKSTNSDNTESITVNNTEAGYRYISLYAVTDFSGVTVTTSF, encoded by the coding sequence ATGCACTGTCGACCAATCCTGCCCAGGGTTCTGGCCGCCGCTCTGGCGGCCGGAGGGCTCGTCGCCGGCCTGATGAGCACTCAGGCAGCCGCGGTGACCAGCGACACGGGGCATGCCTCGCCACCGGCCGTGTCGGTACCCTCGGCGGCCGTGCGGGCTGCCCAACAGCACGGGAAAGTCACGCCGACCGGAGCCGAGACCGGTCAGTCCCAAGCCGTCGCCACCAGCGCCAAGCCGTTACCCGCGAAACTGCGCGGGGCGCCGGCCGGCCTGGGTTCGGCCAAGCCGTCCAAGCCGCACCTGTCCGCACACGCGGCACGCAACGCGGCGGGTGCCGCCCGGTCTTCCGCCGTCACGTCGTGCACCACGTCGGACTTCTCGGGCCGGTCCGGCAGCGACCTGGTGTCGTACATCAAGACGGTGGACTGGAGCTCCTGCATCAACCCGCTGTTCAACCTGACGGGTTCGGACGCGCACGCCGTGTTCAACCAGTCCCAGATGCTCGCGGTGGCGAACGGCGTCGCCGACGCGGCAGGCTCCTACACCGGTGACGACTCCGGCGGTCTGTACGAGCTGATGTACTTCATGCGGGCCGGCTACTACGTGCAGTACGGCGACCCCCAGGACGTCGGCACGTACGACTCCACGCTCCGCAGCGCCATCGAGAACGGGTTCAACGCGCTGTTCGCCAGCAGTCACGCGAACGACGTCAGCGCGGGCAACGGCAGTGTGCTGGAGCAGGCGTTCGTCCTCACCGACAGCGCCCAGGTGCAGGGGGACTACCTGGACGTCTACGGCCGCTACCTCAACGCCTACACCAGCAGTTCGTGGGACGCCGTCCCGGAGATGGACCGGGCGCTGAACGCGATCTACACCCCGCTGTGGCGCGGCCCGTCGCTGTCGGACTTCGTCACCGCGATCACCGCGAAACCTGCTATTGCCGACACGCTCTACAACTTCACCCTCAACCACCGCGACCTGCTCGGCGGGGACAACGACGTCCTCGACTCGAACGCAGGCAACGACCTGGGCAACCTGATCCAGATACCCGCCCTGCAGAGCAAGATCCGCCCGCTCATCAAGGGTCTGCTGGACGGCTCGTCCATCACCGGTGCCACGGACAACCTGTGGGTGCACGTCGCCTACCGGGCCACCGTCGGGGACCCCGACCAGTGCTCCTACTACGGCGTCTGCGACCTGACGAAGCAGCTCACCTCGGCCGCGCTGCCGATCAACAACGCCTGCAGCAACTTCACCATCATGGCGCAGGCGCTGACGGCGAAGGAGCAGACCGACGTCTGCACGAGCCTGTCGAACGAGGTTGCGTTCTACCAGAATCAAGTCAAGACCACCACGCCCATCCCCGGTGAGTACTTCAACCTGAAGATGGTCATCTTCGGGAGCAGGACCGACTACACGACCTACTCGTGGGCGATCTTCGGCAACGACACCAACAACGGTGGCGAGACGCTGACCGGCACGCCGACCGACCCCGGCAACATCGCCTACTCCATCCTCTACCAGTGGCCGACCGACAACGGGTTCACGGCCAACGCGTGGAACCTCAACCATGAGTTCGCGCACGTCCAGCAGTCCATCTACGACATGAAGGGCGACTTCGGCACCCAGATCACCGTCCCGGACGTCTGGTGGATCGAGGGTCAGGCGGAGTACGTCTCCTACTCCTACCGCAACCTCACCGACGACGGCGCGCTGACCGAGGCCGCCAAGCACACCTACAAGCTCAGCCAGCTCTTCCAGAACACCTACGCCATCGACGACGAGACCCGCACCTACCCGTGGGGTTACCTGGCCGTCCGGTACATGACCGAGAAGCACCCGGACCAGATCCAGGCCATGCTGGCCAAGATGCGGACCGGGGACTACCAGGGTGCCTACGCCGTCTACAACAACATCGGCACCAGCTACGACGCCGATTTCGACGCCTGGCTCGACACCCTGGGCGGTGGCAGCGGCGGCGGCGGCTCGGCCACGGCCTGCACCGACACCAACACGCAGGTGATGGGTCAGAACTGCTTCCGGTCGAACCAGTCCCGGGTCGCCGGTGACACCGACTACCTGTGGGTGTGGCTGCCGGCAGGCACCACCACGCTGAAGGTCACCACCAGCGGCGGCAGCGGCAATGCCGACCTCTACTACGACCCGACGACATGGGCCGGCCCGTCCACCTTCACCGAGAAGTCCACCAACTCCGACAACACCGAGAGCATCACCGTCAACAACACCGAGGCGGGTTACCGGTACATCAGCCTGTACGCGGTGACCGACTTCAGCGGAGTGACCGTCACCACGTCGTTCTGA